The following proteins are encoded in a genomic region of Gossypium hirsutum isolate 1008001.06 chromosome D05, Gossypium_hirsutum_v2.1, whole genome shotgun sequence:
- the LOC107904005 gene encoding L10-interacting MYB domain-containing protein isoform X1 — MSTSAVEVSGEKVKVMSDKRLTKIFCDICIKEILKGNRPSTHFTKDGWLKIMTNFEKETGKAFSQRQLKNRWSALKKEWKAWKKLKGEDTGLGWNPIKRTVDASDDWWESRLKVVPEAQKFRTSGIDPEFEGKLDQMFTGIVATSDKAWAPSSGTLHSDFFEDVNNEILEENEEENVRIDVHILNDIHISNDVQIDGNGQKRKNPEISSSHFKIGKKKSSKQIGGAARLSSQIEKLCNADDNMSQAISSLTPVTDPYGIPQAVKVLDSMSKEVPEASPLYFFALRLLLNKDKRIMFLSINHKIRALWLKKEMEDS, encoded by the exons ATGAGTACTTCGGCGGTTGAAGTTAGTGGTGAAAAAGTCAAAGTAATGTCGGATAAGAGATTGACAAAAATATTTTGTGATATTTGTATTAAAGAGATATTGAAAGGCAATAGGCCTAGTACACATTTCACAAAAGATGGATGGTTGAAAATAATGACCAACTTTGAGAAAGAAACGGGCAAGGCTTTTTCACAAAGACAACTTAAAAATAGGTGGAGTGCCCTAAAAAAAGAATGGAAAGCTTGGAAGAAACTTAAAGGCGAAGATACTGGTCTAGGGTGGAATCCTATAAAAAGAACAGTTGATGCATCGGATGATTGGTGGGAGAGTAGGCTAAAG GTTGTGCCTGAAGCTCAAAAATTTAGAACATCGGGCATTGATCCTGAATTCGAAGGGAAGTTGGACCAAATGTTCACGGGGATAGTTGCAACAAGTGATAAAGCATGGGCACCTTCTTCTGGTACACTCCATAGTGATTTTTTTGAGGATGTTAACAATGAAATACTTGAagagaatgaagaagaaaatgtgaGAATTGATGTTCACATTTTAAATGATATTCACATTTCAAATGATGTTCAAATTGATGGAAAcggtcaaaaaagaaaaaaccctgaGATATCAAGTTCACATTTTAAAATTGGAAAAAAGAAATCCTCAAAGCAAATTGGAGGGGCTGCAAGATTGTCTagtcaaatagaaaaattatgcaaTGCAGATGACAATATGAGTCAAGCTATATCTAGTTTGACTCCTGTTACGGATCCATATGGTATTCCACAAGCAGTCAAAGTGCTCGACAGCATGTCGAAAGAAGTTCCAGAAGCTAGTCCGTTATACTTTTTTGCACTTAGATTATTGCTCAACAAGGACAAGCgaattatgtttttatcaattaatcacaAGATTAGAGCTTTGTGGCTTAAGAAAGAAATGGAggatagttga
- the LOC107904005 gene encoding L10-interacting MYB domain-containing protein isoform X2, which translates to MTNFEKETGKAFSQRQLKNRWSALKKEWKAWKKLKGEDTGLGWNPIKRTVDASDDWWESRLKVVPEAQKFRTSGIDPEFEGKLDQMFTGIVATSDKAWAPSSGTLHSDFFEDVNNEILEENEEENVRIDVHILNDIHISNDVQIDGNGQKRKNPEISSSHFKIGKKKSSKQIGGAARLSSQIEKLCNADDNMSQAISSLTPVTDPYGIPQAVKVLDSMSKEVPEASPLYFFALRLLLNKDKRIMFLSINHKIRALWLKKEMEDS; encoded by the exons ATGACCAACTTTGAGAAAGAAACGGGCAAGGCTTTTTCACAAAGACAACTTAAAAATAGGTGGAGTGCCCTAAAAAAAGAATGGAAAGCTTGGAAGAAACTTAAAGGCGAAGATACTGGTCTAGGGTGGAATCCTATAAAAAGAACAGTTGATGCATCGGATGATTGGTGGGAGAGTAGGCTAAAG GTTGTGCCTGAAGCTCAAAAATTTAGAACATCGGGCATTGATCCTGAATTCGAAGGGAAGTTGGACCAAATGTTCACGGGGATAGTTGCAACAAGTGATAAAGCATGGGCACCTTCTTCTGGTACACTCCATAGTGATTTTTTTGAGGATGTTAACAATGAAATACTTGAagagaatgaagaagaaaatgtgaGAATTGATGTTCACATTTTAAATGATATTCACATTTCAAATGATGTTCAAATTGATGGAAAcggtcaaaaaagaaaaaaccctgaGATATCAAGTTCACATTTTAAAATTGGAAAAAAGAAATCCTCAAAGCAAATTGGAGGGGCTGCAAGATTGTCTagtcaaatagaaaaattatgcaaTGCAGATGACAATATGAGTCAAGCTATATCTAGTTTGACTCCTGTTACGGATCCATATGGTATTCCACAAGCAGTCAAAGTGCTCGACAGCATGTCGAAAGAAGTTCCAGAAGCTAGTCCGTTATACTTTTTTGCACTTAGATTATTGCTCAACAAGGACAAGCgaattatgtttttatcaattaatcacaAGATTAGAGCTTTGTGGCTTAAGAAAGAAATGGAggatagttga
- the LOC107902385 gene encoding putative disease resistance protein RGA4, whose protein sequence is MSVIGEAAFSAFLELLSGKLVDSVLNFVVDHRQVHQQLKLWQSILPEIKAVLNHAKEKQIKDEDEGVKNWLDDLQDLAYDVDDILNEFAYQQLRLKLQKLKLKPALVRYRNSFLPAVLVLISLQPLFSSILR, encoded by the coding sequence ATGTCTGTCATCGGAGAGGCTGCTTTTTCTGCATTTTTAGAGCTGTTGTCTGGCAAGTTGGTTGACTCTGTACTTAACTTTGTGGTCGATCACAGGCAAGTCCACCAGCAACTAAAGCTGTGGCAATCCATATTACCCGAGATCAAAGCTGTGTTGAACCATGCAAAGGAGAAGCAGATCAAGGATGAGGACGAGGGTGTGAAGAATTGGTTGGACGATCTCCAAGACTTAGCTTACGATGTGGATGACATCTTGAACGAGTTCGCTTACCAGCAGTTACGTCTCAAGCTCCAAAAACTCAAGCTCAAGCCTGCACTAGTAAGGTACAGAAACTCATTCCTACCTGCTGTACTGGTGCTAATTTCTCTCCAACCTCTTTTCAGTTCAATACTAAGATGA
- the LOC107902386 gene encoding putative disease resistance RPP13-like protein 1 has protein sequence MDGALEYVSRANEKQEMLELLKINNSDGVCVLSIVGMGGMGKTTLAQLVYNDPSIKESFDHTAWLKEKLSGKRFLLVLDDIWNKSSTDWTILRAPFGAGTRIIHALKVRNFDGHLQFKEVGESIVKKCNGLCLAAKAIGSLLRTVKDHSEWEKIYESEIWNLPEDLCGIISALRLSYHYLPPHLKRCFAYYSIFPKDYEFKEEEIILLWRAEGFQQPKAKSQAKGLGNQYFQDLIMSRSFFQISSKDKSRFVIHDHMNDLAQLVAGEICCRLEGEKQKKFSHRFCHSAYVSDDRYHIVKKFEAFYQMTSLRTFLPLPLPLPLLIPRYDEFYLSNVVLDDLLPRLSYLRVLSLRGLYHLETLILRNCSKRKNLPSKIRNLVSLHFLDIRGADSIERMPSGFDQLTKLQTLSNFVIGKGDGHLIRELKILSNLGGNFCLSELENVNGRDAREVKLNEKPGIDGLELH, from the exons ATGGATGGAGCTCTGGAGTATGTTAGTAGAGCCAATGAGAAGCAAGAAATGCTTGAGTTGCTCAAAATTAACAACTCGGATGGAGTTTGCGTCCTTTCCATCGTTGGCATGGGAGGGATGGGGAAAACAACTCTTGCTCAACTTGTTTATAATGATCCCAGCATTAAGGAGTCTTTTGATCACACAGCCTGG TTGAAGGAGAAGTTGTCAGGAAAAAGGTTCTTGCTGGTTTTAGATGACATTTGGAACAAGAGTTCCACTGATTGGACCATCTTACGTGCTCCTTTTGGAGCAGGAACCAGGATTATT CATGCATTGAAAGTAAGAAACTTTGATGGGCATCTCCAATTTAAAGAAGTTGGAGAGAGTATAGTGAAAAAGTGCAACGGCTTATGTTTGGCAGCAAAAGCCATTGGAAGCTTATTACGCACAGTTAAGGATCACAGTGAATGGGAAAAAATATATGAGAGCGAGATATGGAACTTACCAGAAGATCTATGTGGCATAATTTCTGCTTTGCGATTAAGCTATCATTATCTTCCTCCGCATCTGAAACGATGTTTTGCATACTACTCCATATTTCCCAAAGATTATGAATTCAAAGAAGAAGAAATTATCTTATTATGGAGAGCAGAAGGTTTCCAGCAACCAAAAGCTAAAAGTCAAGCCAAAGGTCTTGGCAACCAATATTTTCAAGACCTAATAATGTCAAGGTCATTTTTCCAAATATCTAGTAAAGATAAATCTCGTTTCGTGATACATGATCATATGAATGATTTAGCTCAATTAGTTGCAGGAGAAATATGTTGCAGACTGGAGGGGGAAAAGCAAAAAAAGTTTTCGCATCGTTTTTGTCACTCTGCTTATGTTAGCGATGATCGGTATCACATTGTAAAGAAGTTTGAAGCATTTTATCAAATGACTTCTTTACGTACTTTCTTACCTTTACCCTTACCCTTACCCTTATTGATTCCAAGATATGATGAGTTCTATTTATCTAATGTTGTCTTGGATGATTTGTTGCCTAGGCTTAGCTACTTAAGGGTTCTTTCTTTGCGTGG TCTTTATCATTTGGAGACTCTAATATTAAGAAATTGTTCAAAGCGCAAAAATTTACCCTCGAAGATCAGAAACCTTGTCAGTTTGCATTTTCTTGATATTAGAGGTGCGGATTCAATAGAAAGGATGCCCTCTGGATTTGATCAGCTAACCAAGCTTCAAACATTATCTAATTTTGTTATAGGGAAAGGTGATGGACATCTTATtagagaattgaaaattttgtcAAACCTTGGAGGTAATTTTTGTCTTTCTGAGTTGGAGAATGTTAATGGTCGAGATGCGAGGGAAGTTAAGTTAAATGAGAAGCCAGGGATTGATGGGTTAGAACTACATTAG